One window of the Emcibacter sp. genome contains the following:
- the ettA gene encoding energy-dependent translational throttle protein EttA, with protein sequence MASYQYSYVMKGLNKTYAGGKQVLKDVTLSFLPGAKIAVIGVNGAGKSTLMKIMAGMDKDFTGEAWAAEGIKVGYLAQEPHLDPAKDVFSNVMDGMGELKHVVDRFEEISLKFAEPMDDDEMNALIAEQGELQEKIDAADAWDLDSKVELAMEALRCPPGDADVSKLSGGERRRVALCRLLLEKPDILMLDEPTNHLDAESVAWLEQHLQAYAGTVILVTHDRYFLDNVVGWVLELDRGHAYPFEGNYSSWLEMKDKRLRQESKVEESRQRTLNRELEWIRQSPKARQAKSKARIKAYDDLLAKAQEQRVDSTQIIIPVGPRLGQVVIEADNLSKAYGDKLLFEKLNFKLPPGGIVGIIGPNGAGKTTLFRMITGQEEPDSGSLRLGETVQLGYVDQSRDALDDSKTVWQEISDGLDMFDFNGRDVPTRAYVSNFNFKGTDQQKKLGQLSGGERNRVHLAKMLRRPANVLLLDEPTNDLDVETLSALEAALEDFAGCAVIISHDRFFLDRIATHILAYEGNSEVVWFEGNYQEYEADRHRRLGAAADRPHRLQYKKLTR encoded by the coding sequence ATGGCATCTTATCAATACAGCTATGTAATGAAGGGTCTGAACAAGACCTATGCGGGCGGCAAGCAGGTTCTCAAGGATGTGACCTTGTCCTTCCTGCCGGGCGCCAAGATTGCCGTGATCGGGGTCAATGGCGCCGGTAAATCGACCCTGATGAAAATCATGGCCGGTATGGATAAGGATTTCACCGGTGAGGCCTGGGCAGCGGAAGGTATCAAGGTTGGCTATCTGGCGCAGGAGCCCCACCTTGACCCTGCAAAAGATGTGTTCAGCAATGTCATGGACGGCATGGGCGAGCTCAAGCATGTGGTTGACCGGTTCGAGGAAATCAGCCTGAAATTCGCCGAGCCCATGGATGATGATGAAATGAACGCCCTGATTGCCGAACAGGGCGAGTTGCAGGAAAAAATCGATGCGGCCGATGCCTGGGACCTGGACAGCAAGGTGGAGCTGGCCATGGAAGCCCTGCGCTGCCCGCCCGGGGATGCCGATGTGAGCAAACTGTCCGGCGGGGAACGCCGCCGGGTGGCGCTGTGCCGCCTGCTGCTGGAAAAGCCGGACATTCTGATGCTCGATGAACCGACCAACCATCTGGATGCGGAATCCGTGGCATGGCTGGAACAGCATCTGCAGGCCTATGCCGGCACTGTCATTCTCGTAACCCATGACCGTTACTTCCTCGACAATGTGGTTGGCTGGGTGCTGGAACTGGACCGCGGCCACGCCTATCCTTTTGAAGGCAACTATTCTTCCTGGCTGGAAATGAAGGACAAGCGCCTGCGTCAGGAATCCAAGGTTGAGGAATCCCGCCAGCGTACCCTGAACCGGGAACTGGAATGGATTCGGCAATCCCCGAAAGCCCGTCAGGCGAAAAGCAAGGCCCGTATCAAGGCCTATGACGATCTGCTGGCCAAGGCACAGGAACAGCGTGTCGACAGTACCCAGATCATAATCCCGGTTGGCCCGCGTCTTGGCCAGGTGGTGATCGAGGCGGACAATCTGTCCAAGGCCTATGGCGACAAACTCCTGTTTGAGAAACTGAACTTCAAACTGCCGCCTGGCGGTATTGTCGGCATTATCGGCCCGAACGGTGCCGGTAAGACCACACTGTTCCGGATGATCACAGGTCAGGAAGAGCCGGATAGCGGCTCTCTCCGACTGGGCGAAACCGTGCAGCTTGGTTATGTGGATCAGAGCCGTGATGCCCTGGACGACAGCAAGACGGTCTGGCAGGAAATCTCTGACGGTCTGGATATGTTTGATTTCAACGGCCGGGATGTACCGACCCGCGCCTATGTCAGCAACTTTAATTTCAAAGGCACCGACCAGCAGAAAAAACTGGGCCAGCTGTCCGGCGGGGAACGCAATCGCGTACATCTGGCCAAGATGCTGCGCCGTCCGGCCAATGTGCTGCTGCTCGATGAACCGACCAACGACCTGGATGTGGAAACCCTGTCTGCCCTTGAGGCGGCGCTGGAGGATTTTGCCGGTTGTGCGGTGATCATCTCGCATGATCGCTTCTTCCTGGACCGTATCGCCACCCATATCCTGGCCTACGAAGGAAATTCGGAAGTGGTCTGGTTCGAGGGCAATTATCAGGAATATGAAGCGGATCGTCACCGCAGGCTTGGTGCGGCAGCTGACCGTCCGCATCGGCTGCAGTATAAAAAACTGACCCGCTGA
- a CDS encoding response regulator transcription factor, translating to MRTLLIDEFDICRDGMKMLIQETYPDVQVAEARTLDEGLKILSQQNFDLIMVDLDSVELSHTELLTPLVPAAGSTPVVTLAHKFSPQVNSFAMEKGVAACMIKITPKKMGTLILKMVMAGGRYFPPEALIESQDLKKVCPVNFEKEACPLTQDIPLIAPEITKRQMEVLRFIAKGKTNKMIAREMGISAGTVKVHVASILKLFNANNRTQAVNIAIHMKLI from the coding sequence ATGCGTACATTGTTAATCGATGAATTTGATATTTGCCGCGATGGCATGAAAATGCTGATTCAGGAAACCTACCCAGATGTGCAGGTTGCAGAGGCCCGCACACTGGATGAGGGTTTGAAAATTTTATCGCAACAAAATTTCGATCTCATCATGGTCGACCTGGACAGCGTAGAACTCAGCCACACGGAATTGCTCACACCACTTGTACCTGCGGCGGGAAGTACACCGGTTGTCACCCTTGCGCACAAATTCTCCCCACAGGTTAACTCCTTCGCCATGGAAAAAGGCGTCGCTGCCTGCATGATCAAGATCACACCCAAAAAAATGGGCACACTGATCCTCAAAATGGTCATGGCCGGCGGACGCTACTTCCCGCCGGAAGCACTTATTGAAAGCCAGGATCTGAAAAAGGTCTGTCCGGTCAATTTTGAAAAGGAGGCCTGTCCGCTCACCCAGGATATTCCCCTGATCGCCCCGGAAATCACCAAGCGCCAGATGGAAGTCCTGAGATTCATTGCCAAGGGTAAAACCAACAAGATGATTGCCCGGGAGATGGGAATTTCAGCCGGTACCGTCAAGGTTCATGTGGCCTCGATCCTGAAGCTGTTCAATGCCAACAACCGCACCCAGGCCGTCAATATCGCCATTCATATGAAACTGATCTAG
- a CDS encoding PAS domain-containing sensor histidine kinase produces the protein MDEDHKREVRSSSELLDMQAETEFLKVRIDALRKRIASVPSCTKLSEESLKLEQLEQQRKSLCPLIEGQQDFFRLIVEEVTDVVVLSDQAANILYVNPVIEQLLGYKPEEVLGQNVKILMQGADQKQHDEYVTSYIDSGFPRIIGIGRDVVCRHKSGEPMPFELRITETVLQGRRYFIGTLRDIHRRKKAEEKAARATLEAVTANKAKSDFLANMSHELRTPLNAIIGYSEMLQKQFFGDIGHEKYLEYASYIQLSGNRLLNLVNDVLDISKIEAGRYELTRDYVDFEEVINEVFHEFIPMAESENVQLVVVNEDKIGRIYVDEKALKQILSNLISNAIKFSFPDKEVRLILQREQDDCLSIVVEDQGVGMSDDEIKIALSSFGQVQSSQVRNHQGTGLGLPLCRHLVELHGGDFSLDSTPGKGTRIRVVLPVHKDKELF, from the coding sequence TTGGATGAAGATCACAAAAGGGAGGTTCGCAGTTCGTCCGAACTGCTGGACATGCAGGCGGAAACAGAATTCCTGAAAGTCAGGATTGACGCGCTCAGGAAACGGATAGCCAGTGTCCCATCCTGTACAAAATTATCAGAAGAATCCCTAAAATTAGAACAGCTGGAACAGCAACGGAAGTCGCTGTGCCCCTTGATAGAGGGTCAGCAGGATTTTTTCAGGCTGATTGTCGAAGAAGTCACAGATGTGGTGGTTCTGAGCGATCAGGCGGCAAATATTCTTTATGTGAATCCGGTGATTGAACAATTACTGGGATATAAACCCGAGGAAGTGCTGGGCCAGAATGTGAAGATTCTGATGCAGGGTGCGGACCAGAAACAGCATGATGAGTATGTGACAAGCTATATTGATAGTGGATTTCCCCGGATCATCGGTATCGGCCGTGATGTTGTGTGCAGGCATAAATCAGGTGAGCCCATGCCGTTTGAACTGAGGATAACCGAAACGGTTCTACAGGGACGACGCTATTTTATCGGAACATTGAGGGATATTCATCGCCGCAAGAAAGCCGAAGAGAAAGCGGCAAGAGCAACACTGGAAGCTGTGACAGCCAACAAGGCGAAAAGTGATTTCCTGGCCAATATGAGTCATGAACTCAGAACGCCGCTGAATGCCATAATCGGATATTCCGAAATGCTGCAGAAACAGTTTTTTGGCGATATCGGTCACGAAAAATACCTTGAGTATGCCAGTTATATACAGCTTAGCGGAAACAGGCTTTTGAATCTGGTCAATGATGTCCTTGATATTTCCAAGATAGAAGCCGGAAGGTATGAACTGACGCGGGATTATGTCGATTTCGAGGAGGTCATTAATGAGGTCTTTCATGAATTTATACCGATGGCGGAAAGTGAAAATGTTCAGCTTGTGGTGGTAAATGAAGATAAAATCGGCAGGATCTATGTGGATGAGAAAGCCCTTAAGCAGATCCTGTCCAACCTGATTTCCAACGCCATAAAATTTTCCTTCCCGGACAAGGAGGTGCGCCTGATCCTGCAACGGGAACAGGATGATTGCCTGTCCATAGTGGTAGAGGATCAGGGGGTTGGAATGAGTGATGATGAAATCAAAATAGCCCTGTCGTCTTTCGGCCAGGTACAGTCCAGTCAGGTTAGGAATCACCAGGGCACTGGCCTGGGTCTGCCCCTGTGCAGACATCTTGTGGAACTTCATGGAGGTGATTTTTCTCTCGACAGTACGCCGGGGAAAGGAACCCGTATCAGAGTTGTGCTGCCTGTTCACAAGGATAAAGAACTGTTCTAG
- the rimK gene encoding 30S ribosomal protein S6--L-glutamate ligase produces the protein MAEHRKVKVGWEEWLSLPDLGLPAIKAKVDTGAKTSALHAFGIYEFTERGKSMVSFGVHPLPERPDVEIHCTAPLVDKREVTSSNGQTELRHIIATTLEIGGESWEVEISLTYRENMAYRMLLGRSALEGRAIVDPVKSCLCGVLSDSLYDELIAEEPEHRPLKILLLSREPENYSSRRLVEEAERRGHSMDIINTKRCYMNITSANPDVRYGGQVLQGYDAVIPRIGASITSYGTAIVRQFEAMNIFCLNSSDAIRRSRDKLYAHQLLAAQGIGMPVTGYASSPNDTNDLINIVGGAPMVLKLLQGTQGKGVVLAETKKAAESVIDAFRGLDADILVQEFVKEAAGTDIRCFVIGNRVVAAMKRTGSDGDFRSNLHKGGKATKIRITKEERATAVKAARILGLSVAGVDLLRTEKGPKVLEVNSSPGLEGIETTTGKDITGAILDYVEKRAKIIADRRRKSGRRPARLRTSSTVQSPDETPAG, from the coding sequence ATGGCGGAACATCGAAAGGTAAAAGTCGGCTGGGAAGAGTGGCTCTCCCTGCCTGATCTTGGGTTACCCGCCATCAAGGCCAAGGTGGATACCGGAGCGAAAACCTCGGCGCTGCATGCATTTGGAATTTACGAGTTTACCGAACGCGGGAAAAGCATGGTTTCTTTCGGTGTGCATCCGCTGCCCGAACGGCCGGATGTGGAAATTCACTGTACCGCGCCTTTGGTGGATAAGCGGGAAGTGACCAGTTCCAACGGTCAGACGGAACTCCGGCATATTATTGCGACCACACTGGAAATCGGAGGGGAATCATGGGAAGTTGAAATCTCCCTTACCTACCGTGAGAATATGGCCTACCGCATGCTGCTAGGGCGTTCGGCCCTGGAAGGTCGCGCTATAGTGGATCCGGTGAAATCCTGTCTGTGCGGCGTTTTGTCCGATTCACTTTATGATGAATTGATCGCTGAAGAGCCGGAGCACCGGCCGCTCAAAATACTTCTGCTCAGTCGCGAGCCGGAAAATTATTCTTCCCGGCGCCTTGTGGAAGAAGCGGAACGCCGTGGACACAGTATGGATATCATCAACACAAAACGATGTTATATGAATATTACCTCAGCCAATCCCGATGTGCGGTACGGCGGTCAGGTTTTACAGGGGTATGACGCTGTTATTCCCCGGATCGGCGCCTCCATTACCTCATATGGTACAGCTATTGTTCGCCAGTTCGAAGCAATGAATATTTTTTGCCTGAACTCTTCCGACGCCATACGTCGCTCCCGGGACAAGTTGTATGCGCATCAGCTTCTGGCTGCCCAGGGCATCGGCATGCCGGTGACGGGATATGCCAGTTCACCAAATGACACCAATGATCTGATCAATATTGTGGGCGGTGCCCCGATGGTGCTTAAACTTTTGCAGGGAACGCAGGGCAAGGGTGTGGTTCTGGCGGAAACAAAGAAAGCCGCAGAATCGGTTATCGACGCCTTTCGGGGACTAGATGCGGATATACTGGTGCAGGAATTTGTCAAGGAAGCGGCGGGAACCGATATCCGTTGTTTCGTCATTGGCAACAGGGTGGTCGCTGCCATGAAGCGAACCGGCAGTGACGGTGATTTCCGCAGTAATCTGCACAAAGGGGGCAAGGCTACGAAAATCAGGATCACCAAAGAGGAGCGGGCGACGGCGGTTAAGGCGGCGCGCATACTCGGGTTGTCGGTAGCTGGTGTGGATCTTCTTCGAACGGAAAAGGGGCCGAAGGTTCTGGAAGTGAATTCCTCTCCCGGCCTGGAGGGTATCGAGACCACGACGGGCAAGGATATTACCGGCGCCATTCTGGATTACGTTGAAAAGCGGGCAAAGATCATTG